The Rosa chinensis cultivar Old Blush chromosome 7, RchiOBHm-V2, whole genome shotgun sequence DNA segment tgatagttatgaaagttcttCTAAATCAGACTATGAGGAAATTCAATCATTGTTCAACGATCATTTTTGAAATGCCAAAGAATGAGAGGTAATAAAATTGCAATTTTGATCCTGAATTTTGCATGAATGCTATTTAGATGTTCTTATTGGGATAGTACTATCttgtcttctttttattttaatatgttTAGTTTTTCCTAATGCTTGCGGCATTGAATTGGATTAGAAAACGAGTTAGTCTTCAGCTTGTATTGGTCATTTTAGTATCATGATTTATTAGATAATATTGGAGCTAGGTTACAACGTACTGAGTTTATCtgtttttatatgattttgaCACCATGCTTCATATCACTTTCCCTCTGCATAAAATCTAACATTTCTTAATTAGTAATTAACTATAACTGGATTAACTCTTAATCTTGCAAGGTGGCGGCATCCGTTACCACACTAAATCTTTCAACACTTTCGTTTGGAATTAGGTTAAATTAAATTGTTCCCCATTAAGAGAAATTATAATGTGCATATAGTTTTGTATGTTTGATATTTGTTTTATATGCAATTTTGAAATATCTCCTTGATCAGTCGACTGTACTTGCTTTTACTATCTCTACTAAGTAGTAACAATTGCTCTTGTACATTTTTTGTAGGGAATTGCCTTGTCTGGGGATCATATCCAGAGATCCGCAAGCGAATGTTGTTGTGTCTAGAGTTGTAGAATAATGATGAGAAAGGGGTCGTGTGACAGCAAGAATAAGTTTTTAAGATATAGTTGAAGAAAGATGATCCTTATTTCTGGACCTCTTGAATCGTGTGAAGATCGGAAGAAGCATTGATAACAGAAGATGACTCAAGGATCCAATAGGAAATGATTTTTCTGAAACTATGCAGACTTCTCTATAGGTAGCTAAATGCATACCATACTAGATTCCATACTGTCATTTCGAGGCCTTTCCATTTCTGTCGTTGTTGATGTTACTAAGTTTTAATATGGAATTATGGATGCTTTTGGAATGCAAAACCGGCTAGCTGGTGATGTAATACCCCTCCGTTGCATTGTTTCCATTTGCAGTCATAAGTTTTGTAGTTCCTATTTAGTATTCTTTCTAGCTTGTTGTTGTAAACCAGTTAAATGTGATTTCACATCTAGAAAATTGTTGGTTGAGTTTCTGTGTCATTTGCACCGGTGCACATGATCATTTTCTTGCAGCAACACAAGTATATATTGATGGTTTTCCGTAAAAGTTATAAGGATGCAGTTCAAGACCAATATGCAtttgatggttcttcacacCAGGATGAAACTAATGTGTTTCACAATTCTCTGTCCTCTTGATATTTGGCTGGCACTAGTTAGTAATGTTTGCATTTGCAAATTTGCTTTACTCATGCAAGCAAGTGCTCCCCATATGTATGCTATTATTATGACCTCTCCGCCACTTATTTTCCTCAAATCATCTATAGTTGCCAGGTTTGAGATTCCAGCTATATATACTCCCTTCCTCATTATATTGATATGCTATATTTTGGCTTTGTGGAGGGAACTCTGGTGTGCTTCTTATGCAGAGATTTGTATATATGTGGAAATCTCGTAACAAGGTAAGGATGATGATGTGCATCCTGCTATAATTTACAGTGTGTGTTTGTAGAATGATGGTTCTGCGGGTTAATGAGCGCACGCTTCAGGAATTAATATGAATAACATACCCTACTTGATACTGTGTAAATTGCATATGAACCTGGCCCTAGGAGAAATCTTTGTGCGCCGAAGGCCTACATCTTTGATTTCCGAAATTTGACAGTAAGAATATATGACATAACATCACCTTATTTGCTTTCAAGAAATACGTCTTCGTAGCTTGTTTGTTAGTAGTGCTTCTTTTTAATTGTTAGGGATCTGCAACCACCAATATTTTAGTGTTGGAATGTCTTCCCCGCTTCTATATATGATGTATAATCCGAGTTTACCTAGGGAAATGAACTAAAAAAAGACTTTACTAGGAACAGAAGTAGCTAAATCATAAGATCAAGTCTCTGAAGTGAAAATTAttttatgcaccgacggtgtaaatgacctaacacttataagatgatttcaactcttgatatttataattaatatttttattaataacctaagagtgtatttaatataatctaactattTATTTATGTCGGTGGTGCACTGAATCCTCGCTGAGTTttcttttacaaaaaaaaaatgagtggGTAAGCGTAGTATGCTGTTGTAGCTGTTTCAAAGCTATAATAATGATAGACAGCCAACGGGGGCATCTTCCATTGGGTTGTTGGAATGTTTGAAACTATACCAGAGTTGAAGTAGTAGCACTCAAGACGATACATAGGCCAAAATTTAGGTAGCGCCGGCTTACTGTTAAACTGCACATACTTTTTCCACATGTCTCATTGATTAGCCCTATCAATCTAATAGTGGAACAATCTAATTTTTACGGATCTTCATAACTTGTTTTTTAGAGCATTTAACTTGCACTGAATGCATATTAGAATCAGAGTTCAAGAAACCGATTTTTTGATAAAATATATTGTGAAAGGAAAGTTGTGCAATAGGTTTAGGCTTGAAATTAGGGAAGCAAGACCGCTAGACGAAATTCCTGCAATCAAATACTTGGAGACACCTCCACTAACAATCAAATGAACCCCTGAATAGACAAGTACTAACCACCACCTCTTTTTTCCAATTACCctagaataaaaataatttatgcaAACATAACGTCAGTCAATGATTTGTTTAACTTTATAGTTTATACATTCTTTCCGTTACAGATTGGTGGTGGTTGCTCAACCATTGAATTAGCAAGGACAATTAATAAGAACACGACAGGCGAGGCAAAAACTTAGACAACGCTGCCTTTAATTTCAAAACTACGTACACTTATTTTTTCATGTGTTATGTTATAGCGGGACGGTCTAATTCAAGACATTCTCCTACGTCAAAGAGAATAATAACAAAAAGGGTTGAAAAAAAATTTTCAACCATCGTGGATCCAATAAGAAATTCAAAACTATGCTGacttttttcatttgttatgtTCTTATTAATTGGCCATATCAATGCAATAGTGGGAACGGCCAATCGTTACAGATCTACAATAACCAATACATACTAGAGTTAAGGTTGTGACACTCAAAAATCAATGTCCCTGAAATCTCACACTAGGATTATATGATATGGCATCCTATATATTCTTAGCTTTTCGCCGACGAACATGGccgttctatatatatatatatcctattatACTTACATTTAAATTTTAAgaaattcttaaaaaaaaaaaaaaaactttgaaaaCATAAAATTAGAAAAGACTTTAAAGCCCTTCTCTCGAAAGTTCCATAACAAATAAAGACAAGAAGCTAGCAGAGCAGATCGCAGCCTTAAGGCACACGCATTCACTCGCTCTCTCACTCTGACTCGCTTCCCagccacagagagagagagagattgagctTCGACAATGGGGGTTAGGGCACGGCCCAATTTGAGCGGCGAAGCCGAAGACGACGCCGGGAGCGACACCATTCCGCTCATGATTTCGAAGCTCAAGACGGCGTTTCTCCCCGCCGACTTCCAACGCGCCGAGCGGGCCTTACTCGCCAGAGAATCCAATCTGAGGCGAGAAATCGAGAAGCTGAAGAAGGAAAACGCGAGGCTTCTGGAAGACAACCGATTCCGGGAGCTGGCGATGCTGAGAGTGGAGACTGATTCGAAAGGTGTGATCTTTGAGCAGAGGAGGAAGATCAGGGAGCTGGAGACGCAGAAATTGAAGCTCGAGGCGTTGGTTAAGAGCGAGTATGAAGAATGGAAGGGCCTGATTTCGAAGCTGGAGGGAGATGCGAAGAAATTGAGCGGCGAAAGGGGTGTGGGTTTCAGGAGCAATGTTGGTGTGGTGGTGAAATTAGAGAGGGAGTTTGGTGCTAATGAAGTTGGAGGCGTGGCGTCCAGTGCAGGGAGCTCGATTCTCAGTGAAGGAAATGGAGGTGTCAAAGTTTCAGGTATTAGGGAATTTTATTTATATCTTTAGTCTGTACTAGTTTCTAGCTAATTGGCTTTGATGCATGTATATATACTTGAATTTTAGTCTATATATCG contains these protein-coding regions:
- the LOC112175196 gene encoding uncharacterized protein LOC112175196 isoform X3, which encodes MGVRARPNLSGEAEDDAGSDTIPLMISKLKTAFLPADFQRAERALLARESNLRREIEKLKKENARLLEDNRFRELAMLRVETDSKGVIFEQRRKIRELETQKLKLEALVKSEYEEWKGLISKLEGDAKKLSGERGVGFRSNVGVVVKLEREFGANEVGGVASSAGSSILSEGNGGVKVSGIRKSSSEDAGLIDYVYQCAPREIEMLCENSEIHKGTGSWGLTGVERKLRVLKRKPASSLSGSDDENGGGNFKKDKNSDSEMKQLQKLSIQPDGPLIKQCTEILDFSGSNDSENQNLPTHEQVSSRQSEEKIMAEQTSQPFLKAPMEGSCSV